The following nucleotide sequence is from Apium graveolens cultivar Ventura chromosome 4, ASM990537v1, whole genome shotgun sequence.
ATGTTCGGTTTTTGTAGAAAAATATTCACTAGTTCGTTGGACCAGTGCCGCCTTCAGTTTTCACAGAGTTACATATTTCTTTTTGGTAATCTCTGTGAATCGGTAAAAGATGATAACTTGTTTACCTTTTTTTATGTAATTCAAGTAGTCCTTGTGACCGTTCAAATTTTACCAGGTACGTTACTGTAACAATTGTACAATTTATATAATCGCTAAGGATGCATATATTTGAAGCGGGGAACCGATTGGAAGTAGATAATGTTCTTCAAAGTTGCTCGATACAAATTTGAGTTGTTCAAAAGCAAGCAAACAAGATTGCCCTGCTTGACCACGAGATGGCTAGATTACTTTGTTTAATGAACTACTTTAATTTATTTACGTCTCTTAATATAAAACCTCTATTTGTATGATTCTTCTTTCTTAATGAAATCTATTTTCTTCAAATAATAATAACCACAAACTTAAATTAAATGATGTATTGGAGCACCGTATAAATCAGGAGAACGGAAATAAAGTAACTCGAGTCAATTTTGTTAGCTAGCTATTAACCAATTAGGAATTTTTTTTAAGCTTTATATGTGGGTTTAAACTATAGCCCATTGGATCCTTTGCTACATATATATCGACCACAACCACATCAGCCACATAAACTAGTACTGATGTAGCTGGGGAGAACAAATTTGTAACACATAAATTTGTTAGGATTAACCTTAATTAGGTCTCTTAGTTAGAATCTGCCTTTTGTCTCCCAAACTCAACATCTCCAAGAACAAAATAAACAGTTAGTCCCCACCTCAATCTGATATTAAATAATTAGTGTAACATATGTTTACATACTGGATACTGATAAAGCTATAATTGTGGGTTTATGTCTGCTATGGATTGTTGTCATCATTCATCACAATTAAGTTTTAGGTCACAAGGCAGCTTACACACAGCAAAATGTCTGATTTTTTTTCACTAGGAGGAGGCGGAGGAGGAGGTGGAAGAAGTCGAGGCGGCGGCGCAAGTAGAAGCAACACAAATATTAATCAAGATGAGCAACAACGCATCAACAGATCCAACCAAAGCTCAGAAACTTGGAATTTTTATAGCAGAAGCGGTATTAATATTAATCCTCACGGACCTCATGAGCACTATTACAATATACCTCCGGACCGGATTCCTTTCGAGCTATGGAATCAGCATCCGAACCCGAACCCGGTGTTGTTGCAACCAGGTACGGGAGGAGGAGGGGTGGGAGCTAGCGGTGTTATGTCGGTTGGTGAGGAGAGATCTGGTGACTTTTTGATGATGAGTAGCAGTAGTAGTGCTGGCGGAAGTGCAGTTATAAACTGTGAAGATTGCGGAAATCAAGCTAAGAAAGATTGTACGCACAGGAGATGTAGGACTTGCTGCACCAGCCGAGGGTTTGAGTGCCAAACTCATGTCAAGAGTACTTGGGTTTCTGCTTCTAAAAGGCGTCAGAGgcaacagcagcaacagcaacaacaacaacaagacCCGCAGCTTCAGCAACATTTGGAGATTCCCAAAAGACCGCGACAAAATCATCCCAGTTCCTCAGCCTCTggtacatatataaatatatcttaACTTAAGAACTTGCAAATTGCAACGATTAATGAGAATTAGTAAAAAGaaacttttttatttttttattacgAATTAGGGTTTTCAATTATGAAGCTTAATCTTTGTTTTGTTTTGTGACATATTTATTAGATTTGAAGTAGACAAGAGGTGAGTGTAAAGATTTGAAACGACGACCTAAGTCAAGGAATGTGGAAATTGTTAGTATTAGTCCAAGAACACTGTTTACCGAGTGTAGATAAATGTATTTTTATCTCTTCCAATCGGCTGTTAATAAAAAAACAACGTTCCGTGATGTGATGTTTTTAGGGTTTGGGAATTTTCCAGCAGAAGTAAGGTCATCGGCAGTATTTAATTGCGTAAAGGTGAGTTCTATTGATGATCTTGGGGAAGACCAATTTGCTTATCAAACGGCTGTTAGCATTGGAGGCCATGTCTTCAAGGGTATTCTATACGATCAAGGC
It contains:
- the LOC141717799 gene encoding protein SHI RELATED SEQUENCE 1-like — translated: MSDFFSLGGGGGGGGRSRGGGASRSNTNINQDEQQRINRSNQSSETWNFYSRSGININPHGPHEHYYNIPPDRIPFELWNQHPNPNPVLLQPGTGGGGVGASGVMSVGEERSGDFLMMSSSSSAGGSAVINCEDCGNQAKKDCTHRRCRTCCTSRGFECQTHVKSTWVSASKRRQRQQQQQQQQQQDPQLQQHLEIPKRPRQNHPSSSASGFGNFPAEVRSSAVFNCVKVSSIDDLGEDQFAYQTAVSIGGHVFKGILYDQGPESTTHR